The following proteins are co-located in the Labrys monachus genome:
- a CDS encoding urease accessory protein UreE, giving the protein MLHVHAFVPAPEVAPDAVVDSVVLTFEDRRRRRGVITTVGGLEALVDLAEAPALAHGDAYRLEDGRLIEIVAEAEPLLEVKGRDPLHQMRLAWHLGNRHLETEIGPKWLRIRQDHVIADMLKGLGARVVAIEGPFQPEGGAYHHEPQGHHGHDHGHHGHDHHGHDHHDHHGHADHGHDDHTHDENCGHDHGHDHPHGHGHGKHSHD; this is encoded by the coding sequence ATGCTCCACGTCCATGCCTTCGTTCCCGCCCCCGAGGTCGCGCCCGATGCCGTCGTCGACAGCGTCGTGCTGACCTTCGAGGACCGCCGCCGCCGCCGCGGCGTGATCACCACGGTCGGAGGGCTCGAAGCGCTGGTCGACCTCGCCGAGGCGCCGGCGCTCGCCCATGGCGACGCCTACCGGCTCGAGGACGGACGGCTGATCGAGATCGTCGCCGAGGCCGAGCCGCTGCTCGAGGTGAAGGGGCGCGATCCGCTGCACCAGATGCGCCTCGCCTGGCATCTGGGCAACCGCCATCTGGAGACCGAGATCGGGCCGAAATGGCTGCGCATCCGCCAGGACCACGTCATCGCCGACATGCTGAAGGGCCTCGGCGCCCGGGTGGTCGCGATTGAAGGGCCGTTCCAGCCCGAAGGCGGGGCCTATCACCACGAGCCGCAAGGCCATCATGGACACGACCATGGCCATCACGGACATGATCACCACGGGCACGACCATCACGACCATCATGGGCATGCCGACCACGGGCACGACGACCATACCCATGACGAGAATTGCGGTCACGACCACGGCCATGACCACCCGCACGGCCATGGCCACGGCAAGCACTCTCACGATTGA
- a CDS encoding urease accessory protein UreF, protein MMDEAAAASRLVLWFSPGFPTGAFGFSHGLEWAVEIGDVARAADLTSWIETLIEQGGGWSDAVLVSLSYRAALSGDEAAMADLAELALALQPSRERRLETGVQGDAFLKAVETGWPNEAAARLRQAWPGACALPIAVGTAGAGAALPLEALLSAFLSGFAANLVSAAIRLAPIGQSDGLRVLASLGPLIARCAARAVDAGPEDLGTLAIRSDIASMRHETQFTRLFRS, encoded by the coding sequence ATGATGGATGAGGCTGCCGCCGCCTCGCGCCTGGTCCTGTGGTTCTCCCCGGGATTTCCGACCGGCGCCTTCGGCTTCTCGCATGGGCTGGAATGGGCGGTCGAGATCGGCGACGTCGCCCGGGCCGCCGACCTGACGTCCTGGATCGAGACGCTGATCGAGCAGGGCGGCGGGTGGAGCGACGCCGTGCTGGTCTCGCTCTCCTATCGCGCCGCGCTTTCCGGCGACGAGGCGGCGATGGCCGATCTCGCCGAGCTGGCTCTCGCCCTGCAGCCTTCGCGGGAGAGGCGCCTCGAGACGGGCGTCCAGGGCGATGCCTTCCTCAAGGCGGTCGAGACCGGCTGGCCGAACGAGGCGGCCGCACGTCTGAGGCAGGCCTGGCCGGGCGCTTGCGCCCTGCCGATCGCCGTGGGGACGGCGGGCGCCGGGGCCGCCCTGCCGCTGGAGGCGCTGCTGTCGGCCTTCCTGTCGGGCTTCGCCGCCAATCTCGTTTCCGCCGCCATCCGCCTCGCCCCGATCGGGCAGAGCGACGGCCTGCGGGTGCTGGCGTCCCTCGGCCCCCTGATCGCCCGCTGTGCGGCGCGCGCGGTGGATGCTGGCCCGGAGGATCTCGGCACGCTCGCCATCCGGTCCGACATCGCCTCGATGCGGCACGAGACGCAGTTCACGCGGCTGTTCCGTTCCTGA
- the ureG gene encoding urease accessory protein UreG has translation MTKSKHGPLRVGVGGPVGSGKTALVDALCKSLRDRYDIAAITNDIYTKEDAEFLTRSGALDADRIMGVETGGCPHTAIREDASANLAAVAEMNQRFPGLDVILIESGGDNLAASFSPELADLTIYVIDVSAGDKIPRKGGPGVTRSDLLVINKTDLAPLVGASLEVMDRDSTRMRKGRPHVFTNVKAGEGVLAVEDFIVSRGGLSPA, from the coding sequence ATGACAAAATCGAAACATGGCCCCCTGCGCGTGGGCGTCGGCGGGCCCGTCGGCTCGGGCAAGACCGCGCTGGTGGACGCCCTGTGCAAGAGCCTGCGCGACAGATACGACATCGCTGCCATCACCAACGACATCTACACCAAGGAGGACGCCGAGTTCCTGACGCGCTCCGGCGCGCTCGATGCCGATCGTATCATGGGCGTGGAGACCGGCGGCTGCCCGCATACGGCGATCCGCGAGGACGCTTCCGCCAACCTGGCCGCCGTGGCCGAGATGAACCAGCGCTTCCCCGGCCTCGACGTGATCCTGATCGAATCCGGCGGCGACAATCTCGCCGCCTCGTTCTCGCCCGAGCTGGCGGACCTCACCATCTACGTCATCGATGTCTCCGCCGGCGACAAGATTCCGCGCAAGGGCGGCCCCGGCGTCACCCGCTCCGATCTCCTCGTCATCAACAAGACCGACCTCGCCCCCCTCGTCGGCGCGAGCCTGGAGGTCATGGACCGGGACTCCACGCGGATGCGCAAGGGACGGCCGCATGTCTTTACCAATGTGAAGGCCGGCGAAGGCGTGCTTGCCGTGGAGGATTTCATCGTCAGCCGCGGCGGGTTGAGCCCCGCCTGA
- a CDS encoding TetR/AcrR family transcriptional regulator yields the protein MSVVGERVRSAGRPRSMETHQAILQAAMHVLEQGHYRDVSVERIASSAGVGKQTIYRWYDSKADLLLDAFLARYTESLPPMMAGGEPLVNFRAYLHRLVELLPSPAMERGYRALFAEAQFERAFRERVGEFVLQRRRDFARGFVLAAIHKGLIREGVDPDLVVDMILSPIMFKFLATVTPPDQAFVDSVFDTVIAAVAPVKVSAPVKGA from the coding sequence ATGAGCGTTGTCGGAGAACGCGTACGCTCCGCGGGGCGTCCGCGGAGCATGGAGACCCACCAGGCCATCCTCCAGGCGGCGATGCATGTGCTGGAGCAGGGCCATTACCGCGACGTCTCCGTGGAGCGCATCGCGAGCTCGGCGGGCGTCGGCAAGCAGACGATCTATCGCTGGTATGACAGCAAGGCGGATCTTCTGCTCGACGCCTTCCTGGCCCGCTACACCGAAAGCCTGCCGCCGATGATGGCGGGGGGCGAGCCCCTGGTGAATTTCCGCGCCTATCTGCACCGGCTGGTGGAGCTCCTGCCGAGCCCGGCCATGGAGAGGGGCTACCGCGCGCTCTTCGCCGAAGCGCAGTTCGAGCGGGCCTTCCGCGAGCGGGTCGGGGAGTTCGTCCTGCAGCGCCGGCGTGATTTCGCCCGGGGCTTCGTCCTGGCGGCCATCCACAAGGGGCTGATCAGGGAGGGCGTGGATCCGGATCTCGTCGTCGACATGATCCTTTCGCCGATCATGTTCAAATTCCTGGCGACGGTGACGCCGCCCGACCAGGCCTTCGTCGATTCGGTGTTCGATACCGTGATCGCGGCAGTGGCGCCGGTCAAAGTCTCGGCACCGGTCAAGGGAGCGTAG
- a CDS encoding lysophospholipid acyltransferase family protein: MLILRSLLFNLLYYVNIVVWMVAVLPTFALPRRVLLRAVKAWARTNLFLMRHVAGITCEIRGRENIPPGPLLVACKHQSVWETFALFLVFDDPCYILKRELMWLPLFGWLAAKQRMIAVDRGARSRAMRQMQIDGRRQLADGRQIVIFPEGTRRAPGAEPAYKYGVVYLYSEFGVPCVPVALNSGVFWPRRQFIRRPGRLVLEILPPLAPGEDKAAFFDRLQAVIETASARLLAEAGAQPADVAALGTGENERESA, translated from the coding sequence ATGCTCATCCTGCGCTCGCTGCTGTTCAACCTCCTCTATTACGTCAATATCGTCGTCTGGATGGTCGCGGTCCTGCCGACCTTCGCGCTGCCGCGCCGGGTCCTGCTGAGGGCGGTGAAGGCCTGGGCCCGCACGAATCTCTTCCTGATGCGCCATGTCGCCGGCATCACCTGCGAGATCCGCGGGCGCGAGAACATTCCGCCCGGCCCTCTCCTCGTCGCCTGCAAGCACCAGTCGGTCTGGGAGACCTTCGCGCTCTTCCTCGTCTTCGACGACCCCTGCTACATCCTCAAGCGCGAATTGATGTGGCTGCCGCTGTTCGGCTGGCTGGCCGCCAAGCAGCGCATGATCGCGGTCGATCGCGGCGCGCGCTCCCGGGCGATGAGGCAGATGCAGATCGACGGCCGGCGCCAGCTCGCGGACGGCCGGCAGATCGTCATCTTTCCCGAAGGCACCCGCCGGGCGCCGGGCGCGGAGCCGGCCTACAAATACGGCGTCGTCTACCTCTACAGCGAATTCGGCGTGCCCTGCGTGCCCGTCGCCCTCAATTCCGGCGTGTTCTGGCCGCGCCGGCAGTTCATCCGCCGGCCCGGCCGCCTGGTGCTGGAGATCCTGCCCCCCCTTGCGCCGGGCGAGGACAAGGCCGCCTTCTTCGACAGGCTGCAGGCCGTCATCGAGACGGCGTCCGCCCGGCTTCTGGCGGAAGCCGGTGCCCAGCCGGCGGATGTGGCGGCCCTGGGGACAGGCGAGAACGAAAGGGAATCGGCTTGA
- a CDS encoding YdcF family protein: MRADGPHPRSWLRWATEIAGAILLFLTAAVVTDFVYFVGTLQAEVPAATVRADGIIALTGGAERITEALDLLTEGRARRLLITGVNKATSEESLSVHSAGGAEMLDCCVDIDRNALNTLGNALETERWVRDKRFKSIIVVTSNYHMPRSLLELRRVLPETTLIPYPVISQSLKLDHWWTDRASIRLLVSEYVKYAVATFQLRMERPTMAAHTANAD, encoded by the coding sequence GTGCGGGCGGACGGGCCCCACCCGCGGAGCTGGCTGCGCTGGGCCACGGAGATCGCCGGCGCGATCCTGCTCTTCCTCACCGCGGCGGTGGTCACGGATTTCGTCTATTTCGTCGGGACGCTGCAGGCCGAGGTCCCCGCCGCCACCGTGCGCGCCGACGGCATCATCGCCCTCACCGGCGGCGCGGAACGCATCACCGAAGCGCTCGACCTCCTCACCGAGGGCCGTGCCAGGCGCCTGCTCATCACCGGCGTGAACAAGGCGACGAGCGAGGAATCCCTGTCCGTCCACAGCGCCGGCGGCGCCGAAATGCTCGACTGCTGCGTCGACATCGACCGCAACGCTCTCAACACGCTCGGCAATGCGCTGGAGACCGAACGCTGGGTCCGCGACAAGCGGTTCAAGTCGATCATCGTGGTGACCTCGAACTACCACATGCCGCGCTCGCTGCTGGAACTGCGGCGCGTGCTGCCCGAAACCACCCTGATCCCCTATCCAGTGATCTCGCAGAGCCTGAAGCTCGACCATTGGTGGACGGACCGGGCCAGCATCCGCCTGCTCGTCTCGGAATATGTCAAATATGCCGTCGCGACCTTCCAGCTGCGGATGGAACGGCCGACCATGGCGGCGCACACAGCGAATGCAGATTGA
- a CDS encoding cell division protein FtsX, with amino-acid sequence MVMSESLQAANRRAETLIRPTAPIVPSGSIAGRSLMAVVAIMTFLAALTAGSVLLIAAAASDWGSQVAREVTIQVRPVEGHDIEAAVARAVAVARSADGVSDVQPYSREETERLLVPWLGEGLDMSDLPVPRLIVVKIAAGAQPDFQVLRKALADQVPGASLDDHRFWIARLTAMAHAMVLAGLAILVLMIVATALSVVFATRGAMAGNRDVVEVLHFIGAHDSFIANEFQRHFLWLGLKGGGLGGLAAVLTFIGAHLLATRFVATAGGDQIQALFGSFDMGWQGYVATAAVVVLIAVITAATSRMTVHRVLRGQL; translated from the coding sequence ATGGTCATGAGCGAGAGCCTGCAGGCAGCCAACCGCCGCGCCGAGACGCTGATCCGCCCGACGGCGCCGATCGTGCCGAGCGGCTCGATCGCCGGACGGTCGCTGATGGCGGTCGTCGCGATCATGACCTTCCTCGCCGCGCTCACCGCCGGCAGCGTGCTGCTCATCGCCGCCGCGGCGTCCGACTGGGGCTCGCAGGTCGCACGCGAGGTGACGATCCAGGTCCGGCCGGTCGAGGGGCATGACATCGAGGCCGCGGTCGCCAGGGCGGTGGCGGTCGCGCGGTCGGCCGACGGCGTGAGCGACGTCCAGCCCTATAGCCGCGAGGAGACGGAGCGCCTGCTGGTGCCCTGGCTCGGCGAGGGCCTCGACATGAGCGACCTGCCGGTTCCCCGGCTGATCGTCGTCAAGATCGCCGCGGGCGCCCAGCCCGACTTCCAGGTCCTGCGCAAGGCCCTGGCCGACCAGGTGCCTGGCGCGAGCCTCGACGACCATCGCTTCTGGATCGCCCGCCTCACCGCGATGGCCCACGCCATGGTCCTCGCCGGCCTCGCCATCCTCGTGCTGATGATCGTGGCGACCGCCCTGTCCGTGGTGTTCGCCACCCGCGGCGCCATGGCGGGCAACCGCGACGTGGTCGAGGTGCTGCATTTCATCGGCGCCCATGACAGCTTCATCGCCAACGAGTTCCAGCGCCATTTCCTCTGGCTGGGGCTGAAGGGCGGCGGCCTCGGGGGCCTGGCGGCAGTGCTGACCTTCATCGGCGCCCACCTCCTGGCGACGCGCTTCGTCGCCACCGCCGGGGGCGACCAGATCCAGGCGCTCTTCGGCTCCTTCGACATGGGCTGGCAGGGCTATGTCGCGACCGCCGCGGTGGTCGTGCTGATCGCCGTCATCACCGCGGCGACCTCGCGCATGACGGTGCATCGCGTTCTTCGAGGACAGCTATGA
- the ftsE gene encoding cell division ATP-binding protein FtsE, with product MIRFENVGLRYGMGPEVLRDVSFDVPSNSFQFLTGPSGSGKTTLLRLLFLTLKPTRGLIHMFEQDVMMLSKRDLADTRRRIGIVFQDFRLLDHLTTYENIALPLRVQGQDEARYRAEVVELLHWVGLGERMHVLPPVLSGGEKQRAAIARALIVRPELLLADEPTGNVDPALARRLLRLFIELNRSGTSVVIATHDESLMELFPARRLRLEDGYLTVQEPAAWS from the coding sequence TTGATCCGGTTCGAGAATGTGGGCTTGCGCTATGGGATGGGCCCTGAAGTGCTGCGTGACGTCTCCTTCGACGTGCCCTCGAACTCGTTCCAGTTCCTCACCGGCCCCTCGGGCTCCGGCAAGACCACGCTGCTGCGCCTCCTCTTCCTGACGCTGAAGCCGACGCGCGGCCTGATCCACATGTTCGAGCAGGACGTGATGATGCTGTCCAAGCGGGATCTGGCCGACACGCGCCGGCGCATCGGCATCGTGTTCCAGGATTTCCGCCTGCTCGATCATCTCACCACCTACGAGAACATCGCCCTGCCGCTGCGCGTGCAGGGCCAGGACGAGGCGCGCTACCGCGCCGAGGTGGTGGAGCTGCTGCATTGGGTGGGCCTCGGCGAGCGCATGCATGTGCTGCCGCCGGTGCTCTCCGGCGGCGAGAAGCAGCGCGCGGCGATCGCCCGCGCCCTCATCGTCCGCCCCGAGCTCCTGCTGGCGGACGAGCCGACCGGCAATGTCGATCCGGCGCTGGCGCGCCGGCTCCTGCGCCTGTTCATCGAACTCAACCGTTCGGGCACCTCGGTCGTCATCGCCACCCATGACGAGAGCCTGATGGAGCTGTTTCCGGCCCGCCGCCTCAGGCTCGAAGACGGCTACCTCACCGTGCAGGAGCCCGCGGCATGGTCATGA
- the hpt gene encoding hypoxanthine phosphoribosyltransferase, with amino-acid sequence MSTRKIKVLFDAETIARRNAELVEEIKARQLDNLIVVAVLKGSFVFAADLLRAMHAAGLSPEVEFVHLSSYRAATTSSGTVAILQDVESDVRGRNILLVDDILESGRTLAFAKDLLAARGAKQVLTCVLLEKPGKRAVNIHADFIGFDCPDVFVVGYGMDVAHSYRELPFVGVVEK; translated from the coding sequence ATGTCCACACGCAAGATCAAGGTACTGTTCGACGCCGAGACGATCGCCAGGCGCAATGCCGAACTGGTGGAGGAGATCAAGGCACGCCAACTCGACAATCTCATCGTCGTCGCCGTGCTGAAGGGCTCCTTCGTGTTCGCCGCCGATCTCCTGCGCGCCATGCATGCGGCCGGCCTGTCGCCGGAGGTCGAATTCGTGCATTTGTCGAGCTATCGCGCCGCGACGACCTCGTCCGGCACGGTGGCGATCCTGCAGGACGTCGAGAGCGACGTGCGCGGACGCAACATCCTGCTCGTCGACGACATCCTGGAATCCGGCCGCACGCTCGCCTTCGCCAAGGACCTGCTGGCCGCGCGCGGCGCCAAGCAGGTGCTGACCTGCGTCCTCCTGGAAAAGCCCGGCAAGCGCGCCGTCAACATCCATGCCGATTTCATCGGCTTCGATTGCCCCGACGTCTTCGTCGTCGGCTACGGCATGGATGTCGCGCATTCCTACCGCGAACTGCCCTTTGTCGGCGTCGTCGAGAAATAG
- a CDS encoding DUF805 domain-containing protein — translation MAGMLSAENFRFLFRNDKGSIDRSTWWGAMAMLAIAWILVALVATGVTLLGESLAADEKASMLGLLTQGVYLSALFNILIILVYVCYYFVSAKRYNDLGKSPKLGLVLPAAIYIVTFSPILTDQVLPVYGRWVMFAAFLAVAAWQVRDLGFRKGQL, via the coding sequence ATGGCCGGCATGCTGAGCGCTGAGAATTTCCGCTTCCTGTTCCGCAACGACAAGGGAAGCATCGACCGTTCCACCTGGTGGGGCGCCATGGCGATGCTCGCCATCGCCTGGATCCTGGTGGCGCTCGTCGCCACCGGCGTGACCCTTCTCGGCGAAAGCCTGGCAGCGGACGAAAAAGCCAGCATGCTCGGGCTGCTGACGCAGGGCGTCTACCTCTCGGCGCTCTTCAACATCCTGATCATCCTCGTCTATGTCTGCTATTATTTCGTCAGTGCCAAGCGGTACAATGATCTGGGAAAATCGCCCAAGCTCGGGCTCGTGCTGCCGGCAGCGATCTATATCGTCACCTTTTCGCCGATCCTGACCGACCAGGTCCTGCCGGTCTATGGCCGCTGGGTCATGTTCGCGGCGTTCCTCGCCGTCGCCGCCTGGCAGGTGCGGGACCTGGGCTTCCGCAAGGGGCAGCTCTGA
- a CDS encoding formate--tetrahydrofolate ligase — protein MAQDPKKPLSDIEIARQAKMQRIEAIAEKAGISDEAYEPYGKHIAKIDLAKLPDLESRPDGKLILVTAINPTPAGEGKTTTTVGLGDGLNRIGKKAMICLREPSLGPCFGVKGGAAGGGYAQIVPMEQINLHFTGDFHAITSAHNLLSAMIDNHIYWGNSLGIDTRRVAWRRVLDMNDRSLRQINSSLGGVSNGFPREDGFDITVASEVMAVFCLAKDLVDLEARLGKMIIGYTRDKKAITAADIKASSAMTVLLKDAMKPNLVQTLEGNPAFVHGGPFANIAHGCNSVAATRAGLKLADYVVTEAGFGADLGAEKFFDIKCRKAGLTPAAAVIVATVRALKMHGGVPKDQLGKENLAALEKGLANLGRHVENVRKFGVPAIVAINHFSADTAAEHALVATHCREHFGVDAVVCSHWAEGSKGTEELARRVVELAEEPHPLDGRGFRHLYPDDMPLWEKMRTIAKEIYRASDIVADQKVRDQFRDIEAAGYGHLPICVAKTQYSFSTDPNLRGAPVDHVVPVREVRLSAGAGFLVVICGEIMTMPGLPRVPSAEIIRLDANGQIEGLF, from the coding sequence ATGGCCCAAGATCCGAAGAAGCCACTGAGCGACATTGAAATCGCGCGTCAAGCGAAGATGCAGCGCATCGAAGCGATTGCCGAGAAGGCCGGTATTTCCGACGAGGCCTACGAGCCCTATGGCAAGCACATCGCCAAGATCGATCTGGCCAAGCTGCCCGACCTCGAGAGCCGCCCGGACGGCAAGCTGATCCTCGTCACCGCCATCAATCCGACCCCGGCGGGCGAGGGCAAGACGACCACGACGGTCGGCCTCGGCGACGGTCTCAACCGCATCGGCAAGAAGGCGATGATCTGCCTGCGCGAGCCTTCGCTCGGCCCCTGCTTCGGCGTCAAGGGCGGCGCGGCCGGCGGCGGCTATGCCCAGATCGTACCGATGGAGCAGATCAACCTGCACTTCACCGGTGACTTCCACGCCATCACCTCGGCCCATAATCTGCTGTCGGCCATGATCGACAACCACATCTACTGGGGCAACTCGCTCGGCATCGACACCCGCCGCGTCGCCTGGCGGCGCGTGCTCGACATGAACGACCGTTCGCTGCGCCAGATCAATTCCTCGCTCGGCGGCGTCTCCAACGGCTTCCCGCGCGAGGACGGCTTCGACATCACCGTCGCCTCCGAGGTGATGGCGGTGTTCTGCCTCGCCAAGGATCTCGTCGACCTCGAGGCCCGCCTCGGCAAGATGATCATCGGCTACACCCGCGACAAGAAGGCGATCACCGCCGCCGACATCAAGGCCTCGAGCGCCATGACGGTGCTGCTCAAGGATGCGATGAAGCCCAATCTGGTGCAGACGCTGGAAGGCAACCCGGCCTTCGTGCATGGCGGCCCCTTCGCCAACATCGCCCATGGCTGCAACTCGGTGGCCGCGACCCGCGCCGGCCTGAAGCTGGCCGACTATGTGGTGACCGAAGCCGGCTTCGGCGCCGATCTCGGCGCCGAGAAGTTCTTCGACATCAAGTGCCGCAAGGCCGGCCTGACCCCGGCCGCCGCCGTCATCGTCGCCACGGTCCGCGCCCTGAAGATGCATGGCGGCGTGCCGAAGGACCAGCTCGGCAAGGAAAACCTGGCGGCGCTGGAGAAGGGCCTCGCCAATCTCGGCCGCCATGTCGAGAACGTGCGCAAGTTCGGCGTCCCCGCCATCGTCGCCATCAACCATTTCAGCGCCGATACGGCGGCCGAGCACGCGCTGGTCGCGACGCATTGCCGCGAGCATTTCGGCGTCGACGCCGTGGTCTGCAGCCATTGGGCCGAGGGCTCCAAGGGCACCGAGGAGCTCGCCCGCCGGGTGGTCGAGCTCGCCGAGGAGCCCCATCCGCTCGACGGCCGCGGCTTCCGTCACCTCTACCCCGATGATATGCCGCTCTGGGAGAAGATGCGCACCATCGCCAAGGAGATCTACCGCGCCTCCGACATCGTCGCCGACCAGAAGGTGCGCGACCAGTTCCGCGACATCGAGGCGGCGGGCTATGGCCACCTGCCGATCTGCGTGGCGAAGACGCAATATTCCTTCTCGACCGACCCGAACCTGCGCGGCGCGCCCGTCGACCATGTCGTCCCGGTCCGCGAGGTGCGCCTGTCGGCCGGCGCCGGCTTCCTCGTCGTCATCTGCGGCGAGATCATGACCATGCCCGGCCTGCCCCGCGTGCCTTCCGCCGAGATCATCCGCCTCGACGCCAACGGCCAGATCGAGGGCCTGTTCTGA
- a CDS encoding potassium transporter Kup, with translation MGLATALDTSEDANSHKHGHGFWAMTLGSIGVVYGDIGTSPLYAFREALHAATDGGRNMSREAVLGVVSLILWALIIVVTLKYVLLLLRADNKGEGGTLTLMALAQRALGRSGTILLILGTIGAAMFYGDAILTPAVSVLSAIEGMKLVTPALDEFVVPLTVVIIIALFAVQSHGTARVGAFFGPVMVVWFAVIGVAGLWHLMDEPSVLSAINPWHAVAFMISHGHIGFVALGAVFLAVTGAEALYADLGHFGRKPIQTAWMALVLPSLALNYLGQGALILHNPTPEFLANPFFLLVPQHPVFLIPMVVLATIATIIASQAVITGAYSLTRQAIQLGLLPRMKVAHTSELQSGQIYIGQVNAILMIGVLLLVLVFESSSRLASAYGIAVTTTMVVTAMMAFLVIWKVWRWTMVAAALVIAPFLLIDLVFLAANLLKVFEGGWVPLMIAMILIVIMITWRQGTRVVLEKTRRTEVPLMTIVKSLEKGSVTRVSGTAVFLTSDPDYAPTALLHSLKHYKALHEKVAILTIETTDDPKVIGGGRITLEQISASFTKMRVQFGYMESPNVPKALALCRKAGWSFDIMDTSFFLSRRHLRGGKQATMWRWQRRLYVILARNADDASDYFSIPSNRVVEIGTQVLI, from the coding sequence ATGGGCCTTGCAACCGCCCTCGACACCAGCGAGGATGCCAACAGCCACAAGCACGGCCATGGATTCTGGGCGATGACGCTCGGATCGATCGGCGTGGTCTATGGCGATATCGGCACCAGCCCGCTCTATGCCTTCCGCGAGGCCCTGCATGCGGCGACGGACGGCGGCCGGAACATGAGCCGGGAAGCCGTTCTCGGCGTCGTCTCGCTGATCCTGTGGGCGCTCATCATCGTGGTGACGCTGAAATATGTGCTGCTGCTTCTGCGTGCCGACAACAAGGGCGAGGGCGGCACGCTGACGCTGATGGCGCTGGCGCAGCGCGCCCTCGGACGCTCCGGCACCATCCTGCTCATCCTCGGTACCATCGGCGCCGCGATGTTCTATGGCGACGCCATCCTCACCCCCGCCGTCTCGGTCCTGTCCGCGATCGAGGGCATGAAGCTGGTCACCCCGGCGCTGGACGAATTCGTCGTGCCGCTCACGGTGGTGATCATCATCGCCCTGTTCGCCGTGCAGAGCCACGGCACGGCCCGGGTCGGCGCGTTCTTCGGGCCGGTCATGGTCGTCTGGTTCGCGGTGATCGGCGTGGCCGGGCTGTGGCACCTGATGGACGAGCCCTCCGTCCTCTCCGCCATCAATCCCTGGCATGCCGTCGCCTTCATGATCAGCCACGGCCATATCGGCTTCGTCGCGCTCGGAGCGGTCTTCCTCGCCGTCACCGGCGCCGAGGCCCTCTATGCCGATCTCGGCCATTTCGGCCGCAAGCCGATCCAGACGGCGTGGATGGCGCTGGTCCTGCCCTCGCTCGCCCTCAATTATCTCGGCCAGGGTGCGCTGATCCTGCACAACCCGACCCCGGAATTCCTCGCCAACCCCTTCTTCCTCTTGGTGCCGCAGCACCCCGTCTTCCTGATCCCGATGGTCGTGCTGGCGACGATCGCCACCATCATCGCCAGCCAGGCCGTGATCACCGGCGCCTATTCGCTGACGCGCCAGGCCATCCAGCTCGGATTGCTGCCGCGCATGAAGGTGGCGCACACCTCCGAGCTGCAGTCGGGCCAGATCTATATCGGTCAGGTCAACGCCATCCTGATGATCGGCGTGCTGCTGCTGGTGCTGGTGTTCGAGAGCTCCTCGCGTCTGGCTTCGGCCTACGGCATCGCCGTGACCACCACCATGGTCGTCACCGCCATGATGGCCTTCCTGGTGATCTGGAAGGTCTGGCGCTGGACCATGGTCGCCGCGGCGCTGGTGATCGCGCCCTTCCTCCTCATCGACCTCGTCTTCCTGGCCGCCAACCTCTTGAAGGTGTTCGAGGGCGGCTGGGTGCCGCTGATGATCGCCATGATCCTCATCGTCATCATGATCACCTGGCGCCAGGGCACGCGCGTCGTGCTGGAGAAGACGCGCCGCACCGAGGTGCCGCTGATGACCATCGTCAAGAGCCTGGAAAAGGGCTCGGTGACGCGCGTCTCCGGCACGGCCGTCTTCCTGACCAGCGATCCCGACTATGCGCCGACGGCCCTGCTCCACAGCCTCAAGCACTACAAGGCGCTGCACGAGAAGGTCGCGATCCTGACGATCGAGACGACGGACGATCCGAAGGTGATCGGCGGCGGCCGCATCACGCTGGAGCAGATTTCGGCCTCCTTCACCAAGATGCGCGTGCAGTTCGGCTATATGGAAAGCCCCAACGTGCCCAAGGCGCTGGCGCTGTGCCGCAAGGCCGGATGGTCCTTCGACATCATGGACACCTCCTTCTTCCTGTCGCGGCGGCATCTGCGCGGCGGCAAGCAGGCGACGATGTGGCGCTGGCAGCGCCGGCTCTACGTCATCCTGGCGCGCAACGCCGACGACGCCAGCGACTATTTCTCCATTCCTTCCAACCGCGTGGTGGAGATCGGCACGCAGGTCCTGATCTGA